The following are encoded in a window of Trichomycterus rosablanca isolate fTriRos1 chromosome 13, fTriRos1.hap1, whole genome shotgun sequence genomic DNA:
- the grem1b gene encoding gremlin-1, translating into MDRCARLLCAVLLFSAVVKCAAEAESRATQGSIPIRGKNKPNTSENRRQGGSSSATYSSSYSGRGRGSSSSAEEVLESSQEALQVTERRYLKRDWCKTQPLKQTLHEEGCISITILNRFCYGQCNSFYIPRHVRREEGAFQSCSFCKPKRFTTMTYTLNCPDLQPPTRKKRVQRVKQCRCISIDLD; encoded by the coding sequence ATGGACAGATGTGCGCGGCTGCTGTGCGCTGTGCTGCTCTTCTCGGCTGTTGTGAAGTGCGCGGCGGAGGCGGAGAGCAGAGCGACTCAGGGCTCCATTCCAATCCGGGGTAAGAACAAACCAAACACGTCAGAAAACCGACGCCAGGGCGGTTCTTCCTCCGCCACCTACTCGTCCTCATACTCGGGCAGGGGTAGAGGCTCTTCTTCCTCTGCAGAGGAGGTGCTGGAATCCAGTCAGGAGGCGCTGCAAGTGACCGAGCGACGCTACCTGAAGCGGGACTGGTGTAAAACTCAGCCGCTGAAGCAGACTCTGCACGAGGAAGGCTGTATCAGCATCACCATCCTGAACCGCTTCTGCTACGGTCAGTGCAACTCCTTCTACATCCCGCGCCATGTGCGCCGAGAGGAGGGCGCATTCCAATCCTGCTCCTTCTGCAAACCCAAACGCTTCACCACCATGACCTACACCCTCAACTGCCCCGACCTGCAGCCGCCCACCCGCAAGAAGCGCGTGCAGAGGGTCAAGCAGTGCCGCTGCATCTCCATCGACCTCGACTGA